In the Acidimicrobiales bacterium genome, CGACGGTGTCGCCGCCGGCCACCGGGTCGGCGACGGCCTCGTCGCGGAACGCGGTCACGGTGTCCTGGAGGACCCGCCACTGCCAGGACTCGTCGTCACCGACGGCACACAGCTCGACGAGGGCGCGGGACAGGGCGTCGCACCACGTCGCCACGTCCGTCGCCCCCCGCAGGTCGACGTCGGCGCGGTCGAGGGCGTCGACCAGGTCGGCGAAGCCCCCGAGGAGGTCGAGGTCGTCGGGGTCGACGGCGGGGAACGGAGTCACGTCGCCGGGACCGAGCCTCGGCCCCTCCGGGGCCATGGCCGCGCCGAGGAGGAGCTGGTCGAGGCCGGCCCGCCACGTGTGCACGCCGAGGCCGGGGGGGAGCCCGAACGCCTCCTGGTCGTCGCCGTCGAGACCCCAGCGCACGTTGGTGGCCTCGGCCCACTCGGCGAGGCGACCGAGGCCGGCCGGCCCGATGCCGAACCGCGTGCGCACCGGGCCTCGGGAGGCGAAGGCGAGCACGCTGCTCGACCGGAACCGGCCCTCGAGGAGGTCGAGCAGCGCCGCCGCCGTGTCGAGCAACGGGTTGTCGCGGCGCAGGGAACGATCGGCGACCCGTACCGGGACGGCGGGGATGCCGTGCACCGGATCTCCGGCGAACGCGGCCTCGACGAGGGGCGCGACCGCCTCGACGTCGGCGCAGAGCACGGCGACGTCGCGTGCCACCAGGCGCGGCCGGTCGCCGGCGACCGGCTCGCTGAAGAGGTGCAGGAGTGCGTCGCGCAGGACCTCGACCTGCCGGGCGGTGCCGTAGCACTGGTGCCAGCGCACGCTGCGGTCGGTCGGATCGAGCACGGGGAGCGGGTCGTCGTCGCCGGCGCCCCCACCAGGCCCGAGGTCGGCGAGGATGCGGTGGCGGAGGTGGTCGAGCAACGGCGCCGACGCGGTGGGGGCTTCGGGGAGGTCCGGTGCATCGACGACCGCACCGCGCGAGGAGTGGGCCGCGTCGAGCAACAGGATGTGGGCTTCGCGGGCCGTGCGGCCCCAGCCCGTCACGAGCCGGTGGCCCTCGCCGACGGGGACGGTCGGGTCGGTCCGCGGGACCGGGAGCGCCAACGGGGAGCGCAGCCCGTCGCGCACGGCGCGCCAGCGCACCGGTGACGGGGTGGGGGCCAGCACGTGGACGTCGACGTGGGAGGCGATGGCGGCGAGCAGGTCGAGGTGGGGGGCGGGGAGCGTGGCCAGGCCGAACACGAACACCCGGGGCGGCAGGACGTCGGCGAGCTCGGCCTCGGGTGTCGCGGCGCGGAGCCGGGCGGTGAGCTCGGCCGTGCGCTGCGCGTCGGTGGGGCCGCCGAGGTGGGCTTGCGCCGCCCGCCAGAGACGGGGCTGCCAGAGGTGGTGCTCGTCGAGGGGCGCCCCGGTCCCGTCCACGTCGTTCCCCGCGCTCCACTGCAGGACCATGGCGGGCCGGCGCATGGCGTAGCGATCGAAGAGGTCGGCGACGGCGCGTGCCCGAACGGGGTCGCTCGGCCCGGGGACGGCTCCGGGGTCTCGGGCCATGAGGTGGTGCAGCGTCCACCCGAGGGCGCCCACGCTCCAACGTCCGAGGGGTGGGTCGGCGTCGTCGAGGGCGCCCAGGACCCGTGCGACGAGCCGGGCGGGGAAGACCACGTCGAGGTTGGCGACGATGCCGTCACCACCCTGGGGCCCGGCCCCGAGCCGTCGTGCGAGGCGCTGCGTCAGCCAGGTGCGGACGCCGTCGCCGGGGAGGACCACGAGCTCGGGCGCGAACGGATCCGGGCTCGCAGGGCGGCCGAGCTCGTCGGCCAACACCTCGGCCAGCGGGCCGAGCGACGCCGCCACCGTGAGTCGGAAGGTCACGCCGAGACGCTAGCCACGGCCTGTGACACCGCTGCCGGGGCTCGGATCAGTCGGCCACGGCCCGCTTCGCCACGATGTGGGTCGGGCTGACCCGCACCACCATCTCGGGGGGCACGGCGTTGCGTCGGCCGTAGGCCTCGGCCCGGTCCTCGCCCATGTAGCGGGCGGCGATGCGGGTCCCCCATGCCAACAGCTCACCGGGGTCCGTCGAGGTGGTCGTGGTGCCGGTGACGGTGACGAAGTCGAACGGGGGCCGCTCGTCGTCCCAGCACAGCGCCACCTTGCCGACCCGCAGGATCGACCGGCCCTTGATCGTCTCGGCCGACGTCATGAAGACGACCTCGTCGCCGTCGAGGTCGACCCAGACGGGGGCCACGTGGGGGCTGCCGTCGGCCCGGGTGACGGCCAGCTTGGCGGTGCGGGCCGGTGACGCGGTGACGAACTCGCGCCACCAGCCCTCCGGTGCGTCGGTGTAGCCCATGTCGTCCCCAACCCCACCCCACCCCCGGATCCTTCCCCTCCACCTTCCTCGAACCGCCATCCTCGAACTGTTGAGTCCCCAGCTCGCCCAGGCGATCCGGGGACTCAACAGTTCGGGCAGTGGGGACGTGCGAGGGGAGAGAGGGCGGGCCGGGTGCGCCCGTCGGGTGGGACGGGGTAGACACGGGTCGAGCCCCACCGAGGAGGTCGTGATGGCCGACATCGCCCAGGCACGAGTGACCACGGGCCCCACGCGGGCCGACACGCCCCCTGACGTCGCGGGCCCGCCCCCCGACGCCGTGCCGGCCGGGGTCGGCGCGGCCCCGGTGGCGGCCCAGGTCCTCGACGCCGTCCGTGTGGCGCACCTGGCGTCGCTCGTCACCACGGTCGCCGATCGGCCTCGCCAGGCGTCGCACGCCCCCTTCGACGGCTCGCTCGTCGGCGAGGTGCCCACCTGCACGGCGGAGGACGTCGTGGCGGCGGTCGCCCGAGCCCGGGCGGCGCAACGGGACTGGGCCGCCCGACCCCTCGCCGAACGGGCCGACGCCGTCCTGCGCTTCCACGACCTCGTGCTCGACCGCCAGGCGGAGCTGCTCGACGTCACCCAGGTGGAGACCGGGAAGTCGCGCCTGAGCGCGCTCGAGGAGTGCCTCGACGTGGCCATGACCGCCCGCTACTACGCCCGGACCGCCCGCCGCCACCTGCGGCCCTCCCGCCGCCAGGGCGCCGTCCCCGGGCTCACCCGGACCGTCGTGCACCACCACCCGAAGGGCGTGGTGGGCGTCATCAGCCCATGGAACTACCCGCTCACCCTCGCGGTCAGCGACGCCGTCCCGGCCCTGCTCGCCGGCAACGGGATCGTCCTCAAGCCCGACGCCCAGACCCCGTTCACCGCCCTCGCCGTCATCGAGTTGCTGTACGAGGCAGGTGTCCCCCGCGACCTCTTCCAGGTGGTCACCGGCTCGGGGTCGACGCTCGGCACGCCGATGATCGACCACGTCGACCACCTCATGTTCACCGGCTCCACGGCCACCGGGCGCATCGTCGCCGAGCAGTGCGGGCGGCGGCTGATCGACGTGTCCGCCGAGCTCGGCGGGAAGAACCCGATGATCGTGCTGGCCGACGCCGACGTCGACGCCACCGTCGAGGCCGCCGTGCGGGCGTGCTTCTCCAACTCGGGTCAGCTGTGCATCAGCATCGAACGGCTCTACGTGGAGGACCCGGCGTACGACCGGTTCGTCCCTGCGTTCGCCGACCGGGTGGCGTCCATGGTGATCGGGCCCGGCTTCGGGTGGGAGGTCGAGATCGGCTGCCTCGCCAGCCGCGACCAGCTCGAGGCGGTGTCGCGCCACGTCGACGACGCGGTGGCCAAGGGCGCTCGCGTGCTCGCCGGCGGACGGGCCCGTCCGGACCTGGGCCCCCTCTTCTACGAGCCGACCCTGCTGGAGGGCGTCACCGCCGAGATGGAGCTCCACCGCACCGAGACGTTCGGCCCGGTCGTCGCCGTCGAGCGGGTCCGGGACGCCGACGACGCCGTCGAGCGGGCCAACGACACCTGCTACGGGCTGAACGCCAGCATCTGGACAGTGCCGCGCCGTGGGGAGGCGCTGGCGCGCCGCATCAGGGCCGGCACGGTGAACGTCAACGAGGGGTACGCCGCCGCCTGGGCGTCGCACGACGCGCCGATGGGCGGCATGGGCGACTCGGGCCTCGGTCGCCGCCACGGGCGCGAGGGGATCCTCAAGTACACCGAGGCGCAGACGGTCGCCGTGCAGCGCCTGCTCCCCATCGGCCCCGTCCCCGGCATGGCGCCTGAGACCTACGCTCGGGTCATGACGACCGCGGCGAGGGTCATGCGCCGGCTTCCCTTCCTGAAGTGACCGCGGTGGCCGACCGGGCGCGCGATCCCGACGCCCTGCGCGGACAGGTGGCGGTCGTCGCGGGAGCCACCCGGGGCGCCGGTCGGGGCATCGCCGTCGGCCTCGGGGAGTGCGGGGCGACGGTGATCTGCACCGGCCGCACCACCCGGGCCGAGGGCTCGGCCCGGTCCGACTACGACCGCCCCGAGACCATCGAGGAGACCGCCGAGCTGGTCGACGCCGCCGGGGGTGAGGGGGTGGCCGTCGCCGTCGATCACCTCGTGGCCGACGAGGTGGCGGCGCTCGCCGACCGGGTGCGGGCCGACCACGGGCGACTCGACGTGCTCGTCAACGACATCTGGGGCGGTGAGGTGCTGGCCGGCAGCCCCGCCGACTGGGACCGCCCGCTCTGGGCGATGGACCTCGACGAGGGCCTGCGGATGCTGCGCCTCGCCGTCGACACCCACCTGATCACGTCCCACCACCTCCTCCCGCTGCTGGTCGAGCGACCCGGCGGCCTGGTCGTCGAGGTCACCGACGGCACCGCCGCCTACAACGCCACGCACTACCGGATCTCCGTCTTCTACGACCTGGCCAAGGTGTCGGTGCAGCGCCTCGCCTTCTCCCAGGGCCACGAGCTGGCCGCGGTGGGCGGAACGGCGGTCGCCCTCACCCCCGGGTTCCTCCGATCGGAGATGATGCTCGAGGCGTTCGGGGTCACCGAGGCGAACTGGCGCGACGCGCTGGTGGCCGCGCCCGGCGCGGAGGCACCGCTGGCGCCGCCCGACTTCGCCCTGTCGGAGACGCCCCGGTTCGTCGGACGGGCGGTCGCCGCGCTGGCCGCCGACCCGGACCGCGCCCGCTGGAACCAGGCGTCGGTCAGCTCCGGTCAGCTGGCCGGCGTGTACGGGTTCACCGACGTCGACGGCTCTCGCCCCGACATCTGGCCGGTCATCGAGGCGGCCACCGAACCCGGGTCGGCCGACGCTTCCGGCGGAGAGTCCGCTTCCCCGGCCGGTTGAGCAGGGCCGGCCGAGCACGTCGTGACCCCCGGCCCGGACGCGGCCGTCGAGCGGTGAGTGCGCGAGGAGGGACTTGAACCCTCACACCCTTTCGGGCACAGGAACCTGAATCCTGCGCGTCTGCCAATTCCGCCACTCGCGCGAGTGAGCCCCGACACGCTATCGCCTGCCCCCAGGCCCCACGAATCGGTGCGACGACGGGGTCCGAGGGCCTGGCGTGGGCGCCGACAGCCCGCTGGGTAACGTGTCGCCGTGGGTCTCAAGGCGTTCGAACGTCGGTTGGAGCACGCCGTCGAGGGCATGTTCTCCCGGGTCTTCAAGAGCGGGGTCCGGCCCATCGAGATCGGCCGGCGCCTCACCAGGGAGATGGACGACCACCGCACCCTCGACGTCCGGGGGCGGGTGGTGGCCCCCAACTCCTTCACGGTGCGCATCTCCACCGACGACCACGACAGCTTCGTCGACATCGCCGACAGCCTCTGCCGCGAGCTCTGCGACGCGGCGCGTGAGCACGCCCGCGACGAGTCCTACGGCTTCCTCGGCCCCGTCGAGGTCGAGCTCGTCGTCGATCCCGACCAGCGCACCGGCACGTTCGCGGTCGACGCCCGCCTCCGGGAGGGGCCGGGTGGCACCGGTGCCGGCTCCCTCATGCTGCCCACCGGGGAGCGCTACGTGCTGCGCGAGGGCACCGTGACCGTCGGGCGCCTCCCCGAGTGCGACATCACCGTCGTCGACCCCAACGTCAGTCGCCAGCACGCCCAGATCCGGTCGCGGGGCGACGGCTTCGTGGTGGTCGACCTGGGGTCCACGAACGGCACGCGGGTGAACGGCGTGCGAGTGAGCGAGCGCGAGCTCCACGACGGCGACGAGCTCGGGTTCGGCAACGTGCGGCTCACGTTCCAGGCCTCCTAGTGCCGGGACCGCCGACCTCTGTGCCCACCGTCCGCCCGACCCCGGCCCGAGCCCGTCGCCCCCGGGCCGGCGAGGGGGCCTAGCCGTGTCCGACCAGCTCCTCTTCCTGTTGAAGCTGTGCCTCCTCGCGCTGCTCTACCTCTTCTTCTTCCGGGTGGTGCGCGCCGTGTGGGCCGAGCTGCGGACGCCCGAGCCCGCCTCGGCGCCGGTGCCCGCCGCCGGCGTCGCCGCGGCACCGGCCGCAGCCGACCCTGCGGCGAACGCGTCGTCGCGTCGGGAACGCAAGGCGGCGGCACGGGCCGCGAAGGCCGCACCCCGGCTCGTCGTGGTCGAACCCGCCGACCAGCGGGGCCGCGCCTACCCCCTCGGCAACGAGGCCTCGATCGGCCGCGCCGCCGGGTGCCAGATCACCGTCGACGACACCTTCGTCTCGCAGATCCACGCCCGGGTGTTCGCCCGCGACGGCCAGTGGATGGTCGAGGACCTCGGGTCGACCAACGGGACGTGGATGAACCGCCAGAAGGTGGCCGGCCCCGTGGCGGTCAACCGGGGTGATCGCGTACAGGTGGGCAACACGGTCCTGGAGCTGCGGTGACCCGGTTCGTGTGGGGCGACGCCAGCGACATCGGTCGCGTGCGGTCGGCGAACGAGGACGCCGCGCTCGCCGTCGACGGACTGTTCGCGGTGGCCGACGGGATGGGCGGGCACCGTGGGGGCGACGTCGCCAGCCACCTCGCCCTCGAGGTCCTCCAGGAGCGGTTCGTCTCGGCCGGCACGGACGTGCTCGTCGACGCCGTGCAGGAGGCCAACCACGCCGTCGTGTCCCAGGCGGTGGCCGACGAGGGACTGAAGGGCATGGGCACCACGTTGTGCGCCATGGCCCTCGTCGACGCCGGCGGTGAGGACGCCATCGCCGTCGTCAACGTCGGCGACTCGCGCCTCTACCTGCTCTCCGACGGTGCGCTCACCCAGATCACCGAGGACCACAGCCTCGTCGCCACGATGGAGCGCCAGGGCCGCCTCACGCGAGCCGAGGCCGCGGTGCACCCCCAGCGCAACATCCTGACCCGCGCCCTCGGGATCGACAGCGCCGTGCTCGTCGACTCCTGGGAGATCGTGCCCGTCGTCGGCGACCGGTACCTGATCTGCAGCGACGGGCTGTTCAACGAGGTGGACGACAACCGCCTCGCCGCCACACTCCGCCGCCTGGCCGACCCGACCGAGGCGGCGCGTGAGCTCGTCCGTCTGGCCAACGAGTCCGGGGGGCGCGACAACATCACCTGCGTGGTGGTCGACGTCGTCGACGCCACGGCCGTCGACGCGTCGACGCCGCCGAGCATCACGAGGGTCTCGCCGGTCCCCGCGCTCACCGCGGGCGCGGCGGCCCGGCCCGTCGAGGTGGCCGCCGACCCTCCCGACGAACCGCGTCGTCGCCGCCGCAGGGACCCCGACCGCCCCCGCAGCCGCTTCACCTGGCGGGTGGCGCTCTTCCTCGTCGCGCTCGTCGCCGTCGTCGCCGCGGCGGTGGGGGCCGTGTACTGGACCGGCACCAGCACCTACTACGTCGCCGTCGAGGGCGACCAGGTCGCCATCTTCCGGGGGAAGCCCGGCGGCGTGCTGTGGATCTCGCCGGAGCTCGTCGAGGTCACCGCGCTGTCGATCGACCAGGTGCCCCCCGCCTCTCGCCTCGACGTCGAGGCCGGTCGCGAGCAGGCCACCCTCGACGACGCCCGGCGCTACGTGGCGAACCTCTTCGACCAGATCTCGATGTCGACGACGACCACGACGTCGACGACCACGACGGTGCCGACCACCGCCGTGCCCTTCGTGGGCCTCGATCCCGGGGCCCCCGATCCCGCGGCGCCCGATCCCGCGGCGCCCGATCCCGCAGCGCCCGATCCCGCAGCGGTCGCGCCCCAACCCGTCCCGTGACCCACCGCCGGAACACCGAGCTGGGGCTGATGCTCCTGGTCGTCGTCATCACCGCCGGGGCCTACGTCCTGGCCAGCCTCGGCGCCGATGCGCAGATCCCGGCGAACATCGTCCCGTTCCTCGTCGGGGTCCTCGGTCTGCTCCTGCTCGGCCACCTGGCGCTGCGGCGACTGGCCCCCGACGCCAACCCGATCCTGCTCCCCGTCGCCGCGCTCCTGAACGGCCTCGGCTACGTCGTCATCGCCGGCCTCGACGAGCAGCTCGCCCGCCAGCAGGCCGTGTGGACCGCCGTCGGGATCGGCGCCTTCGTCGGCACGTTGGTCGTCGTGAAGCGGCCCCGCGACCTCGAGCGCTACCGCTACACGTTCGCCGTCGTCGGCCTGGGGCTCCTGTTGCTGCCGCTGCTCCCGGTGATCGGCCGGACGATCAACGGCAGCCGGATCTGGGTGGCCATCGGCCCCGTCAACTTCCAGCCCGGCGAGGTGGCCAAGGTCGTCCTCGCCCTCTTCTTCGCCGCGTACCTGGCCGACCAGCGCGAGCTCATCGCCACGAGCACCTGGAAGGTGGGACCGCTCCGTCTCCCCGACCCGAAGTACCTCGGTCCGATCGTCATCGCCTGGCTCGTCTCGCTCGTCGTGATGGTGTACCAGCGCGACCTCGGGTCGTCGCTGCTCTTCTTCGCGCTGTTCGTCGTGATGCTCTGGGTGGCCACCGAGCGACCGTCCTTCCTCGTGCTCGGCGCCGGCCTGTTCGGCGTGGGCGCCTACATCGCCTGGCGGCTCTTCGGCCACGTGCAGGAGCGCGTCGAGATCTGGTTCGACCCGTGGCAGGACCCCAGCGGATCGGGCTACCAGATCATCCAGGGACTGTTCGCGATGGCCTTCGGCGGCGTGGCCGGCACGGGGCTGGGCCTCGGTGGCCAGGTCCGCATCCCGGCCAGCGAGAACGACTTCATCTTCGCCGTCATCGCCGAGCAGCTCGGGTTGCTCGGCGGCACCCTCGTCATCGTCGCGTTCCTGTTGATGGTCGGGGCCGGGCTGCGCATCGCGCTGCTCGCCGACCACGCCTTCGACAAGCTCCTCGCCACCGGGCTCACCCTGTTGCTCGGGGTGCAGGCGTTCATCATCATCGGGGGCGTCACCCGGCTCCTGCCGCTCACCGGCGTCACGCTCCCGTTCGTCTCCTACGGCGGTTCGTCCCTGGTCGTGAACTACGTCCTGTTGGCCCTGCTGCTCCGGTTGAGCGACCGGCGCAGCACGCGGCCGGCGGCGGTCGAGGCGACCGAGGCACCCGTCGCCGGCCGCGTCGGGCCGTGAACCGCAGCATCCGCCGCCTCGGCATCGGCCTGGTCGTCTGCTACCTGGCGCTGTTCGTCAAGCTCAACTGGATCCAGGTCGTCGACGCCCCGGACCTCCAGGCCAACCCCCTCAACACCGCCGAGATCCGCCAGGACTTCAACCGGCCCCGTGGCGCCATCACCTCGGCCGACGGCGCGCTGTTGGCCCAGAGCATCCCGAACCCCGACCCCGAGTCGGAGTTCGAGCGGCTGCGCGTCTACCCGGAGGGCGACCTCTTCGGTCACGTCACCGGCTACTTCTCGTTCCAGTACGGGGCGACCGGCATCGAGCGCCAGTACACCGACGAGCTCACCGGGCAGACCTTCACCCAGCAGGTCCGAGGCCTGGGCGACCTGCTCGTCCAGGAGGAGAACGTCGGCAACGTCACCGTCTCGGTGCGCCGGGACCTCCAGCAGGTGGCCCGCGACGAGCTCGGCGAGCGCGAGGGATCGGTGGTGGCGCTCGATCCGCGCACCGGGGAGATGCTGGCCTTCTGGAGCTACCCGAGCTTCGACCCGAACCTGTTGAGCGGGACCGACATCGCCGCCACCCAGGACGCGTGGGGCCTGCTCAACCTCGCGCCCGGCGCACCCCTGCAGGCCCACCAGTACCAGGAGCGGTACTTCCCCGGCTCCACGTTCAAGATCGTCACGGGCTCGAACGGGCTGCAGAGCGGTCGGGTCACCAACGAAGAGCCGGTGTACCCACGGGTCTCGAGCTACACCCCGCCGCAGACCAACCTGCCCATCTCGAACTTCGGCGGCCAGGTCTGCGGGGGCGCGCTCCCCGAGATCCTGCGCGTGTCGTGCAACTCCTCGTTCGCCCAGATGGGCCAGGAGACCATCGGGGCGGCGGACATGATCCGGGGCTCGGAGGCGTTCGGCTTCAACCAGAGCGTCCCCATCGACATGCCGGCACCGGCCCGGTCGAACTTCCCGACCGACGTGGTGACCAACCCGCCGAAGCTGGCCCAGGCGTCGATCGGGCAGAGCGACGTCGCCGCCACCCCCATGCAGATGGCGATGGTCACCGGCGCCGTCACCAACGGCGGCACGATCATGACGCCGCACCTGATGACCTCGATCCGCGACAGCGAGGGGGCCGTCGTGCGCGAGGCGGAGGTGCGCCCGTGGCTGTCGGCGGTGTCGCCCGAGCACGCCGAGACCATGCGCGTCGACCTCCTCGGGGTCGTGGAGCGGGGCACCGCCACCGGTCTGCAGATCCCCGGCTTCGAGGTCGGCGGCAAGACCGGCACCGCCCAGCTCGGCACCGACCCGCCGCGCAGCCACACGTGGATCGTCGGCTTCGCCGGGCCGCCGGGACAGCCCGCCACCGTGGCGGTCGCGGTCGTGGTGCTGAACCAGAGCGGCGGCAGCGAGGCCACCGGCGGCCGGGTCGCGGCCCCCATCGCCCGCGCCGTGCTCGAGGCGTCGCTCGGGGTCCGATGAGCGGCGCCCCGGCCCGTCGGGTGCCCCGGTCGCCCGCGGGCGCGTCGGTAGTGTGGCGCCGGTATGGCTGACACCCCGACCGGGCCCACGGTCTTCAACGACCGCTACGAGCTGCATCGCAAGCTGGCCCGCGGCGGGATGGCCGACGTCTACCTCGCCAAGGACCTCCTGCTCGACCGCCCGGTGGCCGTCAAGGTCCTGTTCCCGGAGTACGCCCGCGACGACACGTTCGTCCAGCGGTTCCGCCGCGAGGCGCAGGCCGCCGCCAACCTGAACCATCCGAACATCGTCGCGGTGTACGACTGGGGCTCGCAGTACGAGACGTACTTCATCGTCATGGAGTACGTCGAGAGCCGGCCGCTGTCCGACATCATCCGCACCGAGGGCCCATTGCCCGCCGACCGCGCCGCGATGATCGCCGCCGACGTGGCGGCCGCCCTCGCCTTCGCCCATCGCAACGGCGTCGTGCACCGCGACGTGAAGCCGGGGAACATCCTCATCACGTCGTCGGGTGAGGTGAAGGTGGCCGACTTCGGCATCGCGCAGGCGGTCACCACCGGCGAGGACACGGTGAACCTCACCCAGGCCGGCTCGGTCATGGGCACGGCCACCTACTTCTCACCCGAGCAGGCCCAGGGTCGGGCCGTCGACCCGCGCAGCGACGTCTACAGCCTCGGTTGTGTCCTCTACGAGTCGGTCACCTCCCGTCCGCCGTTCAGCGGCGACACCCCGGTGGCCATCGCCTACAAGCACGTGCAGGAGGCCGCGGTCCCGCCGCGCCGCGTCAACCCCGAGGTGCCGGTCCCGCTCGAGGCGATCGTCATGCGCTGCCTGGCCAAGCAGCCCCCCGACCGGTACGCGAGCGCCGAGGACCTCCGCACCGACCTCCGGGCGTTCCTCGACGGGGCGCCGGTGCGGGCCATGGGGGCTGTCGCAGCGGCGGCGGCCGCCGCCGGGGCCGTCGTGGGCGCAGGGGTGGGCGACGCCACGATGGCGGTGCCGGCGGCCGCGGGCGGACCGGGCACCCCGCCGGGCGGCACGCCGCCCTACGTGCCCCCGGACGAACCCCGCAAGCGCACCGGCCTCTACGTGGCGCTGCTGCTCGGTGGCCTCGCGCTCGTGGCCCTGATCCTCTTCTTCGTCGGCACCCGCCTCAACCAGCCCACCCGGCAGGTGGCCGTCCCCGACGTGATCGG is a window encoding:
- a CDS encoding Stp1/IreP family PP2C-type Ser/Thr phosphatase, whose translation is MTRFVWGDASDIGRVRSANEDAALAVDGLFAVADGMGGHRGGDVASHLALEVLQERFVSAGTDVLVDAVQEANHAVVSQAVADEGLKGMGTTLCAMALVDAGGEDAIAVVNVGDSRLYLLSDGALTQITEDHSLVATMERQGRLTRAEAAVHPQRNILTRALGIDSAVLVDSWEIVPVVGDRYLICSDGLFNEVDDNRLAATLRRLADPTEAARELVRLANESGGRDNITCVVVDVVDATAVDASTPPSITRVSPVPALTAGAAARPVEVAADPPDEPRRRRRRDPDRPRSRFTWRVALFLVALVAVVAAAVGAVYWTGTSTYYVAVEGDQVAIFRGKPGGVLWISPELVEVTALSIDQVPPASRLDVEAGREQATLDDARRYVANLFDQISMSTTTTTSTTTTVPTTAVPFVGLDPGAPDPAAPDPAAPDPAAPDPAAVAPQPVP
- a CDS encoding exodeoxyribonuclease V subunit gamma is translated as MTFRLTVAASLGPLAEVLADELGRPASPDPFAPELVVLPGDGVRTWLTQRLARRLGAGPQGGDGIVANLDVVFPARLVARVLGALDDADPPLGRWSVGALGWTLHHLMARDPGAVPGPSDPVRARAVADLFDRYAMRRPAMVLQWSAGNDVDGTGAPLDEHHLWQPRLWRAAQAHLGGPTDAQRTAELTARLRAATPEAELADVLPPRVFVFGLATLPAPHLDLLAAIASHVDVHVLAPTPSPVRWRAVRDGLRSPLALPVPRTDPTVPVGEGHRLVTGWGRTAREAHILLLDAAHSSRGAVVDAPDLPEAPTASAPLLDHLRHRILADLGPGGGAGDDDPLPVLDPTDRSVRWHQCYGTARQVEVLRDALLHLFSEPVAGDRPRLVARDVAVLCADVEAVAPLVEAAFAGDPVHGIPAVPVRVADRSLRRDNPLLDTAAALLDLLEGRFRSSSVLAFASRGPVRTRFGIGPAGLGRLAEWAEATNVRWGLDGDDQEAFGLPPGLGVHTWRAGLDQLLLGAAMAPEGPRLGPGDVTPFPAVDPDDLDLLGGFADLVDALDRADVDLRGATDVATWCDALSRALVELCAVGDDESWQWRVLQDTVTAFRDEAVADPVAGGDTVDPADVATLFRARLSGDAGRPRFGSGAVTVSSLTAQRGVPHRVVCLLGLDDDVAAGALTAAEDLTADPPCVGDRDPRGEHRAQLLDGVLAAGERLLIFSTGHDLRTNAPVPPAVALAELADAIDSTVRTADGSRPSTLVTVHHPRQAWAPVAFTPGALDGDGPWSFDADALEAAGSGAGATGPDGRREARFCAVPLPEPTDDDGPITVDDLVRAVTSPTDLLLDRLGVFVAARPEPRDDRIPLTMAPLLRWQLAETVLRGHLDPVTPWDADADRRWEQYERRRGSVPPLAFGATALADAAALAVEVEARLGACLAGPHDPTSRTIAVEIVPPDGPPWFLGGSVEGVCGSTLVNVSASRLSPGSLLRAWVRLAALAADDPGQDWEALDVGRAESGDGSAARRLRLRTPDAATEVLEVVRDLRRRARCDAIPFFPNTSRVLHLEGPHRARVAWEHLFGDAGGRATALAHPIDFDVLAAEPPRDDERGSGWADGSASRLAAWAGRVWGTFERTTSLVDEGTGS
- a CDS encoding PPOX class F420-dependent oxidoreductase, whose amino-acid sequence is MGYTDAPEGWWREFVTASPARTAKLAVTRADGSPHVAPVWVDLDGDEVVFMTSAETIKGRSILRVGKVALCWDDERPPFDFVTVTGTTTTSTDPGELLAWGTRIAARYMGEDRAEAYGRRNAVPPEMVVRVSPTHIVAKRAVAD
- a CDS encoding SDR family oxidoreductase is translated as MTAVADRARDPDALRGQVAVVAGATRGAGRGIAVGLGECGATVICTGRTTRAEGSARSDYDRPETIEETAELVDAAGGEGVAVAVDHLVADEVAALADRVRADHGRLDVLVNDIWGGEVLAGSPADWDRPLWAMDLDEGLRMLRLAVDTHLITSHHLLPLLVERPGGLVVEVTDGTAAYNATHYRISVFYDLAKVSVQRLAFSQGHELAAVGGTAVALTPGFLRSEMMLEAFGVTEANWRDALVAAPGAEAPLAPPDFALSETPRFVGRAVAALAADPDRARWNQASVSSGQLAGVYGFTDVDGSRPDIWPVIEAATEPGSADASGGESASPAG
- a CDS encoding FHA domain-containing protein — translated: MSDQLLFLLKLCLLALLYLFFFRVVRAVWAELRTPEPASAPVPAAGVAAAPAAADPAANASSRRERKAAARAAKAAPRLVVVEPADQRGRAYPLGNEASIGRAAGCQITVDDTFVSQIHARVFARDGQWMVEDLGSTNGTWMNRQKVAGPVAVNRGDRVQVGNTVLELR
- a CDS encoding FtsW/RodA/SpoVE family cell cycle protein, with the protein product MTHRRNTELGLMLLVVVITAGAYVLASLGADAQIPANIVPFLVGVLGLLLLGHLALRRLAPDANPILLPVAALLNGLGYVVIAGLDEQLARQQAVWTAVGIGAFVGTLVVVKRPRDLERYRYTFAVVGLGLLLLPLLPVIGRTINGSRIWVAIGPVNFQPGEVAKVVLALFFAAYLADQRELIATSTWKVGPLRLPDPKYLGPIVIAWLVSLVVMVYQRDLGSSLLFFALFVVMLWVATERPSFLVLGAGLFGVGAYIAWRLFGHVQERVEIWFDPWQDPSGSGYQIIQGLFAMAFGGVAGTGLGLGGQVRIPASENDFIFAVIAEQLGLLGGTLVIVAFLLMVGAGLRIALLADHAFDKLLATGLTLLLGVQAFIIIGGVTRLLPLTGVTLPFVSYGGSSLVVNYVLLALLLRLSDRRSTRPAAVEATEAPVAGRVGP
- a CDS encoding DUF3662 and FHA domain-containing protein; this translates as MGLKAFERRLEHAVEGMFSRVFKSGVRPIEIGRRLTREMDDHRTLDVRGRVVAPNSFTVRISTDDHDSFVDIADSLCRELCDAAREHARDESYGFLGPVEVELVVDPDQRTGTFAVDARLREGPGGTGAGSLMLPTGERYVLREGTVTVGRLPECDITVVDPNVSRQHAQIRSRGDGFVVVDLGSTNGTRVNGVRVSERELHDGDELGFGNVRLTFQAS
- a CDS encoding succinic semialdehyde dehydrogenase, whose translation is MADIAQARVTTGPTRADTPPDVAGPPPDAVPAGVGAAPVAAQVLDAVRVAHLASLVTTVADRPRQASHAPFDGSLVGEVPTCTAEDVVAAVARARAAQRDWAARPLAERADAVLRFHDLVLDRQAELLDVTQVETGKSRLSALEECLDVAMTARYYARTARRHLRPSRRQGAVPGLTRTVVHHHPKGVVGVISPWNYPLTLAVSDAVPALLAGNGIVLKPDAQTPFTALAVIELLYEAGVPRDLFQVVTGSGSTLGTPMIDHVDHLMFTGSTATGRIVAEQCGRRLIDVSAELGGKNPMIVLADADVDATVEAAVRACFSNSGQLCISIERLYVEDPAYDRFVPAFADRVASMVIGPGFGWEVEIGCLASRDQLEAVSRHVDDAVAKGARVLAGGRARPDLGPLFYEPTLLEGVTAEMELHRTETFGPVVAVERVRDADDAVERANDTCYGLNASIWTVPRRGEALARRIRAGTVNVNEGYAAAWASHDAPMGGMGDSGLGRRHGREGILKYTEAQTVAVQRLLPIGPVPGMAPETYARVMTTAARVMRRLPFLK